One stretch of Wolbachia endosymbiont of Armadillidium arcangelii DNA includes these proteins:
- a CDS encoding MJ0042-type zinc finger domain-containing protein encodes MKIQCHNCTKTYLVSREQIGFSGRKVKCTNCNHMWHEYLKEMSSELCSANAQEKKASWRQSLTLTFAVVAGLCVIIVGGIFPGEVSKIYKTVSAYKDSIGHKLGYKKVQTESSNARELVVNEFYQDYLFLSNFRSS; translated from the coding sequence ATGAAAATACAATGTCATAATTGTACTAAAACCTACTTAGTATCTCGTGAGCAAATAGGTTTTTCTGGAAGGAAGGTGAAATGTACGAACTGCAATCACATGTGGCATGAGTATCTAAAAGAAATGTCAAGCGAATTGTGCTCTGCTAACGCACAAGAAAAAAAAGCTAGCTGGAGACAAAGTTTAACTCTAACTTTTGCAGTGGTTGCAGGATTATGCGTTATAATTGTTGGTGGTATCTTTCCAGGAGAGGTAAGTAAGATATATAAAACAGTTAGTGCATATAAAGATTCAATAGGCCATAAATTAGGGTACAAAAAGGTGCAAACGGAAAGCTCAAATGCGAGAGAACTTGTTGTCAATGAGTTTTATCAAGATTACCTTTTCCTGTCTAATTTTAGATCTAGTTGA